Proteins from one Armatimonadota bacterium genomic window:
- a CDS encoding ABC transporter substrate-binding protein, translating into RVLSGLHQGILMLIPDSANEDSPFADRRVREALQYAFDRASLARALGYGLWEPWDQIAHPESPAALKDYRRPAYNPAR; encoded by the coding sequence TCCGAGTGCTCTCGGGGCTCCACCAGGGGATCCTCATGCTCATCCCGGACAGCGCCAACGAGGACTCCCCCTTCGCGGACCGGCGGGTCCGGGAGGCCCTCCAGTACGCCTTCGACCGGGCCTCCCTCGCCCGGGCCCTGGGGTATGGCCTGTGGGAACCCTGGGATCAGATCGCGCACCCGGAGAGCCCCGCGGCCCTGAAGGACTACCGTCGTCCCGCCTACAACCCCGCCCG